The Gadus morhua chromosome 18, gadMor3.0, whole genome shotgun sequence DNA segment GAGGTTGTGAGTGTAAATCCTGGTGTGGCGGTGTGACTCTGGTTCAGAGACACCGGGGCTCTGGCTACGGTCACATGCTAACggctgacacccacacacaggaagtggatCCACATGTCGGGGCGGGACACGCGGGCATGgcgtgaggagggagagggagagggaggaggtcagGTCGCGGAGGACCCCCTAGTGTCCGAAGAGGGAAGTGGGTCCTTCATGGGATTAGGGGTTGGGGTGGATTAAACGGAGGAAAAGGGAGGAAAGGTTCAGTCCCATGAAATTAAAGAACCGATAAAGCCCTGATCACGATCAGCGTTCATGGTTCGATCAAGACCTCATTCTCCGCCCCGATCACCCAAAGAGGTCTTGTCAACCGTGAAGTTTCATCCCCGACCCCAGACCTGACACCCTTACCTGGACGAGTACTAACCAaatctcctcccttctcctccctttcctccttctccctctcctcccccattcCCAGGTGGCGCGGCTGTGGGGTATGCAGAAGAACCGTCCGGCCATGAACTACGACAAGCTGAGCCGTTCTCTGCGCTACTACTACGAGAAGGGCATCATGCAGAAGGTACACAACACTATTACACTCATTCCATACACCAAAAGGGTTAGAAGAATCAAAGTTTCCTCATTCACAGCCGACCGGGAGCGATTTAATATTGACTTTTACTTTTGTATTGTATAAACTCTCAATTTCCTCTCGGGGGACTCAAGAGGATCCATTTATCTATCTGTTTAAATCAACCCATCTCCCTAATACGACATCAAACCCAATTATTTGAATGTCAATATATCAAACGGAGGAAGAAATATAAAACCCGAAAGTCAGTCGTTATGCCCATGCTGTAATAAAACCCGCACGTCCCCCCATCAGTACTCATGACGATCAATTGCATAATGGGATGCGGTGCAAATCCTGCCTCGTGTCGCCGACTAATGGCTGAAGGATGAACCGCAGCCCAGGCCCACAACTTTGACGTTAAAGTCAAATCCGTACAAACTGTGTTGTACGGATCTCCTCTATCATGTCTGTCTCGATTATTATGAAACACCAAGACCACAATGAAtgtctatatttatatacacagatttatacacatatttatatatccttAATAGGTCATGTTATGGACAAGACATAAGCAGCCATCTTGGGTATCGTTTAAAAAAGCTGACGTACATTCGCTTGTACCAGTTTACTTTCATCTTTCAAATATTGGCTTTTTATCCTCCTCAAATATTAAAATCTGCTTAAAATATTCTCCAATGGTGCTTGTAGCTGTTTTAGTGTCGTGCTTACAAATGTTCGGTAGTTACAGTATACATTGTTTGTAGTGCTGCTATGGACCTCCAGACCCGGTTATTAAATTAtaacgccccctccccctcgttaTCAAAGTAATCGCCGCACCTTTCCTCCTTACTGATCAGAGTTATCCCTTCTTGGTCCAGGTCGCCGGGGAGCGCTACGTTTACAAGTTTGTGTGCGAGCCGGAGGCGCTGATCTCGCTAGCCTTCCCGGACAACCAGCGGCCGAGCCTGAAGGGCGAGTTCGAGCGCTACGTGAACGAGGAGGACACGGTGCCCCTGTCCCACCTGGACGAGGCAACGCCGTACCCCGGCCCGGAGCAGGCTCCCCAAAACAACATGGGCCCCCAGCAGCCCTACTCCAAAGGCTACATGTActaatccccctcccccccacccgctACGCCCCACCCAGGTACCttcaccgccccccccctcccctccccgccacTGGCATCGTCTTCGTTGTCATCATCGTACACCACCTTATCGCCACCCCTGCAGCTGTtgcacatgccccccccccccccccacctgctccgCCCCCACCCACTTGTATATAAAGCTATGGTgaatttctctttttcttttgttcttgtttttaaaTTAATCACATTAgggatttttcttattttgtatttgttttgcgTTTTAAGAGCTTCAATCCATAAACATGACTGTGGTTAAGAGATTGCCTAATAAAGACCCATATTACTACTCTACGAGCAGT contains these protein-coding regions:
- the etv4 gene encoding ETS translocation variant 4, producing MYHHNEVYPNHQHSNEGYLFENDSRVVPEKFEGEVKQEGGGVFREGTPYQRRGSLQLWQFLVALLDDPGNSNFIAWTGRGMEFKLIEPEEVARLWGMQKNRPAMNYDKLSRSLRYYYEKGIMQKVAGERYVYKFVCEPEALISLAFPDNQRPSLKGEFERYVNEEDTVPLSHLDEATPYPGPEQAPQNNMGPQQPYSKGYMY